The following are from one region of the Arachis duranensis cultivar V14167 chromosome 10, aradu.V14167.gnm2.J7QH, whole genome shotgun sequence genome:
- the LOC127742417 gene encoding uncharacterized protein LOC127742417 encodes MMLICNWWSRPMNRRKGCMNTLKMFMRSLFGLIYFLFWSLLTNSANFPDDIKMINEIGHIGASHFLQVISTRLVSIGHTQEVSFEKEKKDAATIEKLTKFVNEKEQKVIELSSSLK; translated from the exons ATGATGTTAATTTGCAATTGGTGGAGTCGACCTATGAATCGCAGAAAAGGCTGTATGAATACCTTAAAGATGTTTATGCGAAGTCTCTTTGGTctaatttatttccttttttggTCCTTGCTGACCAATTCGGCCAATTTTCCCGATGATATTAAAATGATTAACGAAATTGGCCATATAGGGGCTAGCCATTTTCTGCAG GTTATTAGTACTCGCCTTGTGTCAATTGGACATACACAGGAGGTGTCTtttgaaaaggagaagaaggatGCTGCAACCATTGAGAAGCTGACAAAGTTTGTGAATGAAAAAGAACAGAAGGTGATTgaactttcttcttctctgaaGTAG